From the Candidatus Hydrogenedentota bacterium genome, the window GTCCCAAGACAATGGCCTCAGACAGCGTGATGTCCGCAGTGCCCGTCATGGTTCCTGAAGCAATCGCCTCGAAAACACCGCCCGAATGCGCGATTGCCGCCGCCCGCTTTTCCCTTGCCGCGGTTAATTGTTCCTGGTTCATTTCTGCTCCATCCATGTCAGTTCAGCGGGGTTTGGACAACGACCGGTGTTCGGACGCGAACTCGGCCTGTTGCCGTGTCAAATGCATGCTGCGTTTTCGGAGGTGATGGCGGACGTCTTCCATCTGGGGGCGGGAGGGGCATGGCAGGATGGCGCAGCCAAATCCAGCATGCTGCCCGTCGTCCCGACGACCGGACGTCCATCCCCTGGCCGGCTGCCCGCCGGCAGAAACGGCCTCCGCTTCGCCTCGAGGGTCTAGTCTTGCACATCGCACCTCAAATTGCAAGGGCGGCGCAATCTGTTGCGGGAACCGGCTTGGCATTGAATTCAGGGACCACTCCTGAATACTGGAACGGCCTGAATCCCTCCGGTCGCACACGCTGTCGCCACGAAAAAAGGCCTCACGAATTCCTTCGTGAGGCCTTGACTTTTCTGGCAGCCCGCAGGGGAATCGAACCCCTGTGACAAGACTGAGAATCTTGCATCCTAACCCCTAGATGAGCGGGCCGCTGTATGGGACGCCGGGATGCCCCCGGCGGGGATTAAACTGTCTGGTTGCCGGACTAGGATTCGAACCTAGAGTTACCTGATCCAGAGTCAGGAGCCTTACCAATTTGGCCATCCGGCAGTGCCCGAGTAGTCTACCCGACACACGCCCGGATTGTCAACTTTTCACCCGGCGGCGGGACGCGCCGCGGGGACTCAGCCCTGCGCGCCGTTCTTCCTCCCGGAGGCCTGCTGCTGCGACTCAACGTAGACGATGTGCTTGTTCGCCGCGTTGACGAAGGCGAGCACGGCCGCCTCGATGATGTCCGTGCTGGCCCCGTTGCCGCGGTACTTCCGCCCGTCGAAGGTGACGATGACGTAGGCCTCGCCGAGGGCCTCCTTGCCGGGCGTGGTCGCGCGGATCTCGAACTGCTCCAGGCGCCCGGACACGCCGACAATGCGCTCGACGGCCCGGAAGGCGGCGTCCACCGGGCCGTCGCCCACGGCGGTGTCCATCAATTGCTGCTCGCCGCGGCGCAGCTTGATGAGCGCCATGGCCGGGTCGTGCCCGGAGATGTGGACCTGCTCCAGCCGGAAAACCTCGAAACTCTCCTGCTGCACGCCCAGGACCAGCATGCGCAGGTCGTCGTCGAAGACCTCCTTCTTTTTGTCCGCCAGCGCGATGAAACGCTCGTAGAGCTGGCCCACCTCCTCCTCGCCCAGCTCGTAGCCCAGCTCGGCGCAGCGCTTGGCGAGGCCGGCGCGGCCCGAGTGCTTTCCCAGGATCAGTTCGCTGCGCTTGCGGCCGACGGACTCCGGGGTCATGATCTCGTAGGTGCTGCGGTTGGCGATCATGCCGTGCTGGTGGATCCCCGACTCGTGGGCGAAGGCGTTCCGCCCCACGATGGGCTTGTTGAAGGGCACGGCCAGGCCGGTCAGCTTGCTGAGGGCCGTGCTCGCGGGCACGATCTCCTCCGTGGTGACGCCGCAGGTGAAGGGCCACGTGTCGTGCCGGACGTGCATGGCCATCACCACCTCCTCCAGGGAGGTGTTGCCCGCGCGCTCGCCGATACCGTTCACGGTGCACTCGATCTGGCGCGCGCCGCCCGCCACGGCCGCCAGGGCGTTTGCCACGGCCAGGCCGAGGTCGTTGTGGTTGTGCGTGGAGAAGACAACCCTGTCCGCGCCGGGGGCGTTGGCGATGACGTGGCGGAACATCTCCCGGATCTCGTCCGGCGTGGTGAAGCCCACCGTGTCCGGCAGGTTGATCACATCGGCCCCCGCGGCGATGGCCACGGCGGAGACCTGGGCGAGAAAGTCCCAGTCGGAGCGCGTGGCGTCCTCCGCCGAAAACTCCACGCGGGGCACCAGCTTCTTCGCCAGGGCGACGGCCTTCCCCGCGTTGTCCAGCACCTGCTGGCGGCTCATGCGGAGCTTGTGCTCCATGTGGATTTCCGATGTGGCGATGAAGGTGTGCAGGGTGGGGCGGACGGCGGCCTCCAGGGCGGACGCGGCGCGCTCGATGTCCTTGTCCAGCGCGCGGGCCAGGGCGGCCACGCTGGCGCGTTTCACCGCGCCCGCGACACGCTTCACCGCGTCGTACTCCTGCTGCGAGGCGATGGGGAACCCCGCCTCCAGCACGTCCACCCCCAGCCGGTCCAGCTGAACGGCCATCTGCACCTTGGTGGCCTCGTCCATGCTCGCGCCGGGGGACTGCTCCCCATCCCTCAGGGTGGTGTCAAATATGTAAACGTTTTCCGTCATGGTGGTGTCCTTTGCGTTCCCCTGGCCGGGGCTCACTTTCGGCGGGGTGTCGGCACCGGAATTATAGTGCTTTCGCCGCCATGCCGCAATTTTTATTGATTTGATAACCCCGCGGACCGCCCTTTTGTTTCCCGGATGAGGAAACTTCGCGCACCGCGTTTTCGGCCTGCGGTATAATCGGGGCATGTCGGACCGTCATTACAGGCATATCCGCCGCGCGCTGCTCAAAGCGTTGTACCAGCAGTACCGGGAGGATCCGCTGGAGATGGTGGAGCCGGAACGGCTGCTGCCCACCGTGGCCGGAAACCGCCGGGACCTCATGTTTAACATGCACTATCTCGCGGACCGGGGCTTGGTGGAGATGATGCTGGGATACCGCCCTCCTCTCTTCTCCGGCGCGCGGATTACCGCGAACGGGATAGACCTGGTCGAGAACCGGATCGTGTTCGACGCCAAATACCCGCCCCTCCCGGACCAGTGCGAGGCGGAGCGCGCCGATCTTCCCCTGCTGCTGGCGCAGTTGGCGGACGAGGCGGAGTTCTGCGCGGTGGACGGCGAAGTTCGGCGGGCCCTGCTGCGGGATGTGGCCTACCTGCAGGACGAGGCCGCGCGCCCGGCCGCCCGGTGGCGGGCCGGGGTCATGATGGCCGTGCTCGACGGCATGTCAGGCATGCTCCCGGAGATGGGGGACGGTGAGGCGCTCCCCTCGCTGGAGGCGGTCGGCCGGAGAATCCGGGGCATTCTGGAAGTCTGAGGCCGTTCCGCCGGAATGGCGGCGCACCCGGCAGTGTTTTTATCTAAACACAACGAGGAGCGCACATCATGGCCGAACATGAAAACATGCCCAACAAGGGGGACAGCGCCCCCGAAATCACCCTGCCCGGCGGAGACGGAACGGTGGTCAGCCTTTCCGGTTTGCGCGGGAAGCCTGTGGTCGTCTATTTCTACCCCAAGGACGACACGCCCGGCTGCACGGTCGAGGCACTGGGATTTGAGGCGCTGGGGGCGGAGTTCAGCAAAGCCGGCGCCGAAGTGCTGGGCATCAGCCCGGACTCCCCCGCCTCCCACTGCAGATTCCAGAAAAAACACGGGCTGGGTTTCCGTCTGCTGTCGGACCAGGAGCACCAAGCGGCGGAGGCGTACGGGGTCTGGGTGGAGAAAAGCATGTACGGCAAGACATACATGGGCATCCAGCGGGCCACTTTTCTCGTGGATGCATCCGGAAAAATCGCCCGCCTGTGGCCCAAGGTCAAGCCGGAAGGCCACGCGGAGGAGGTGCTGGAGGCCGTGCGCGCCCTGTGAGTCCGGTTACTTTGCGACCCGGTTCCCCTCGGCGTCCTCGTACTGGGCACCGGCGCTCAACTGGGCGACACGCGCCTGATAGAACGCGTCCTGGATGGCGCCCAGCGCCTTGGATTTCAGGCTGGACGCGTTGAGAACGCCCTCGTAGATGGTCCAGCGGTTGGCGTTCTCGCTCATCACCACCAGGGCGTCCTTGTCGCGCTCCCGCGAGGTGGTGGCTTTCTTGTACGCCGAGCCGCGGACCAGGGAGATGAGGCCGTTGCGCTGCTCGAAGGCAAATCCGCTCGCCAGCAGCTTCTCCACCAGCTCCGCGCGCGCCGAGCGGGTGCGGACCGCCTGCACGATTTCCGGGGTGTCCAGCACGATGTCGCCCCTGTTCTCGGGGGTGAAGTCGCGGTTGCCCGCCTTGACCGCTGTCTCAACGGCCTCGGCCGCACCGCGGAGGTCGGCCTCCTGCAGGCCGGAATAGTCCACCCGGTGGGACACGAGGGGCCGGGGAATCAGGGAGCAGCCCCCCAGCGCCAGGCAGAGGACCACGCCGGCCGAAAGCACCGCAAGGGGGGAAAGTCTCATGTGTTGTCTTCCTTTTCCTGAAATGCCTCGCAACGGTTCTTGCCGAGGCTCTTCGCACGATACAACGCCGTGTCCGCGGCTTTCAACAAGGCCCCGCCCCCCTCCATGGTCTCCGGATCGAAAAGCGCCACGCCCAGGCTCGCGGTGATGCGCATGCCGGGGGGAAGCTGCTCGAAGGGCGCGCCGGCAATGGCCTTGCGGATGCGCTCGGCCTCCAGCATGGCCCCCGACATGCCGGTTTGCGGCAGAAGAACCACGAATTCCTCGCCGCCGTACCGGGCGAGAAGGTCCACCTTGCGGATGTGCCGGTGGATGCGCCGGCAGAGCTCCTTCAGGACGCTGTCCCCCGCCGCGTGCCCCCAGGAGTCGTTGACCACCTTGAAGTCGTCCACATCCAGCATGATGCAGGCCAGGGGGATGTGATAGCGCGCCGCGCGCTCGCATTCCTGGTCCAGACGCTCCCGCACATAGCGGCGGTTGCGCGTGCCCGTCAGCTCGTCCGTGATGGCCAGCCGTTCCAGGGCCTCGGTTTGCAGCGATGTCAGGCGCATGGCCGTAACAAGCGCGGGGTTGGTGTCGGCGTCGCCCTGATGACCGTTTCGGGCGCCGGACAGCGGCGCCGGTCCCAGCACCATTTCTGCGAGATGGGCCACCGTGGACCGTTGGACGGTCCAGCCGCCGTGGAAGAAGCCCTCCCCCGCGTTGGCCGTGGGCTCCCAGGCGAACAGGGCCACGCTGATCTCGGGAGACAAGGCGGCGAAAATGCGGTCCCCCGGGCCGAGGGGGCTGACGCTCTGGACGCAGGTGAACCCCGCCGGGCACTGCCCCTCCCCCCGGCTGTCCGCCACACAGTAGGCCCGCGCGCGCCCCTGCACGGTCTTCGCCGCGGGGGGCAGCCAGTTGAGCGTCTCCGCGTCCCCGACAACGCAAAGGCTTTCATCGTCGCGGGAGAGGACAATTTTGGCGGCCTCGGCGAGCAGGGCCGCGAAAACGGCGGGATCGTGGACCCGGGCGCACACGCCGGGCACGGAAAGCGGCATCTTCTGGGCGAGCACACGGTTCATCAGGGAATGTTGTTCACCGGGCTTTGACACGCTCCTACACCTTGCCACCGCCCCACAAGGGGGGAGTCGGGGATTATCCCCCTATTGGGGCCGAAAATCAAGCGGCTGCCGGCGCCTCCGCCGGCGGGGATTCCGCCGGGACGCCCTGCGCGTCCCCGGCGCCGGGCTCCAGCGGCATGCCGGGGGTGTACTTCTCGACGATGGCGACAGGGGTTGAGCGGACCACAAGGTCCCAAAGTTCCTCGACCTCCTCATTCAGCATGCGCGCGCAGCCGTGCGAACTGAACTGTCCGACGCTGTCCGGGGCGATGGTGCCGTGGATGCCCAGATC encodes:
- a CDS encoding 2-isopropylmalate synthase, whose amino-acid sequence is MTENVYIFDTTLRDGEQSPGASMDEATKVQMAVQLDRLGVDVLEAGFPIASQQEYDAVKRVAGAVKRASVAALARALDKDIERAASALEAAVRPTLHTFIATSEIHMEHKLRMSRQQVLDNAGKAVALAKKLVPRVEFSAEDATRSDWDFLAQVSAVAIAAGADVINLPDTVGFTTPDEIREMFRHVIANAPGADRVVFSTHNHNDLGLAVANALAAVAGGARQIECTVNGIGERAGNTSLEEVVMAMHVRHDTWPFTCGVTTEEIVPASTALSKLTGLAVPFNKPIVGRNAFAHESGIHQHGMIANRSTYEIMTPESVGRKRSELILGKHSGRAGLAKRCAELGYELGEEEVGQLYERFIALADKKKEVFDDDLRMLVLGVQQESFEVFRLEQVHISGHDPAMALIKLRRGEQQLMDTAVGDGPVDAAFRAVERIVGVSGRLEQFEIRATTPGKEALGEAYVIVTFDGRKYRGNGASTDIIEAAVLAFVNAANKHIVYVESQQQASGRKNGAQG
- the bcp gene encoding thioredoxin-dependent thiol peroxidase — encoded protein: MPNKGDSAPEITLPGGDGTVVSLSGLRGKPVVVYFYPKDDTPGCTVEALGFEALGAEFSKAGAEVLGISPDSPASHCRFQKKHGLGFRLLSDQEHQAAEAYGVWVEKSMYGKTYMGIQRATFLVDASGKIARLWPKVKPEGHAEEVLEAVRAL
- a CDS encoding DUF1318 domain-containing protein; this encodes MRLSPLAVLSAGVVLCLALGGCSLIPRPLVSHRVDYSGLQEADLRGAAEAVETAVKAGNRDFTPENRGDIVLDTPEIVQAVRTRSARAELVEKLLASGFAFEQRNGLISLVRGSAYKKATTSRERDKDALVVMSENANRWTIYEGVLNASSLKSKALGAIQDAFYQARVAQLSAGAQYEDAEGNRVAK
- a CDS encoding GGDEF domain-containing protein, translating into MNRVLAQKMPLSVPGVCARVHDPAVFAALLAEAAKIVLSRDDESLCVVGDAETLNWLPPAAKTVQGRARAYCVADSRGEGQCPAGFTCVQSVSPLGPGDRIFAALSPEISVALFAWEPTANAGEGFFHGGWTVQRSTVAHLAEMVLGPAPLSGARNGHQGDADTNPALVTAMRLTSLQTEALERLAITDELTGTRNRRYVRERLDQECERAARYHIPLACIMLDVDDFKVVNDSWGHAAGDSVLKELCRRIHRHIRKVDLLARYGGEEFVVLLPQTGMSGAMLEAERIRKAIAGAPFEQLPPGMRITASLGVALFDPETMEGGGALLKAADTALYRAKSLGKNRCEAFQEKEDNT